Proteins from a genomic interval of Nitrospirota bacterium:
- a CDS encoding PilN domain-containing protein, which produces MKAVGLDIGEHYLRVSIISTTFGLKKSLRLEEMSLPESTAERNNLIRESLLRWKNDFGIKGVVIGLDLREFLHSFVQLPPLKSKEDIRNALAFEIEKYLPLPPEEYIFDFHTIETTKEITKNLVLSIKKERLEWIGECLKDTGLTLIGVRCSFIEALNEFISTDKKKGDAIFLYPARHAFHIARLKDLNLKSVEEKALIEELEVARGAPIYMAGAGSIPLEGINLKSLPFSIPNIIALSAFKRRTIALNFMPEELVISRQDYYPYTISLIGIFSALIFIATTISAYYKDRRALDEVESRISEIKTTARGLVEDKKELEEIEKREDFLLDFQSKAFTGIRVLRELTIVMPEGAWLTELSVEGTKVEIKGFAKKASGLIEPMEKSALFKKVEFSSAITKKDDMERFSLKMEIEE; this is translated from the coding sequence TTGAAAGCAGTCGGACTTGATATAGGAGAGCACTATCTAAGGGTCTCTATCATAAGCACTACATTTGGGCTTAAAAAATCCCTTCGCTTAGAGGAGATGTCCCTTCCAGAGTCCACTGCCGAAAGGAACAACCTTATAAGGGAATCCCTTCTTAGATGGAAAAATGACTTCGGGATTAAAGGCGTTGTCATTGGTCTTGACCTCAGGGAATTCCTGCACAGCTTTGTCCAACTGCCTCCCCTTAAGTCTAAAGAAGACATAAGAAATGCACTTGCATTCGAGATAGAAAAATACTTGCCACTTCCACCCGAGGAATACATCTTCGATTTCCATACAATCGAGACAACAAAGGAAATCACAAAAAACCTTGTCCTTAGTATAAAAAAGGAACGGCTTGAGTGGATAGGAGAGTGTCTGAAAGATACAGGGCTAACGCTGATTGGCGTAAGATGCTCTTTTATAGAAGCCCTGAATGAGTTCATATCCACGGATAAAAAGAAGGGTGATGCAATCTTCCTTTATCCTGCAAGACATGCATTCCATATTGCAAGGCTAAAAGACCTCAATCTAAAGTCCGTAGAAGAAAAAGCCCTTATAGAGGAGCTTGAAGTCGCAAGGGGAGCTCCGATATACATGGCAGGTGCAGGTAGTATACCCCTTGAGGGCATTAATCTTAAGAGCCTTCCTTTTTCCATTCCAAATATAATTGCACTTTCTGCGTTTAAAAGAAGGACTATTGCCCTAAATTTCATGCCCGAGGAATTAGTCATTTCAAGGCAGGATTATTATCCTTATACCATAAGCCTTATCGGCATTTTTTCGGCACTGATATTCATAGCCACAACCATATCCGCCTACTATAAAGACCGCAGGGCATTAGATGAAGTAGAAAGCCGTATAAGCGAGATAAAAACCACTGCACGGGGGCTCGTTGAAGATAAAAAAGAGCTTGAGGAGATAGAAAAAAGAGAGGACTTCCTGCTCGATTTTCAGAGTAAGGCATTCACAGGCATCAGGGTGCTGAGGGAATTAACCATTGTCATGCCTGAAGGTGCATGGCTTACAGAGTTATCTGTAGAAGGCACAAAGGTAGAGATAAAGGGATTTGCAAAAAAGGCATCGGGCTTAATCGAGCCCATGGAGAAGTCAGCTCTATTCAAGAAAGTGGAGTTTTCCTCAGCCATTACCAAAAAAGACGATATGGAGCGATTTTCCCTTAAGATGGAGATTGAAGAGTGA
- a CDS encoding general secretion pathway protein GspK, giving the protein MKSEKGIALLMTLWVLVLLLVIGLNLLLSTRHGSKSTRNFKEETLSYYSAISAYEEALGSLLLDKDPAVDFIDENGTFWTDKERAISGKKTYGNVLVEIKVSDEEARFNINTMNEDMLRKLFAYSRIPEEEIQGLIDSLSDWKDPDDLHHLSGAEGDYYKTLKTPYVAKNSFLDTPDEILLIKGFKPEYLYGSEETSALYPLITTHSMAVNINTASKETLGLTGLSDTDIENIMKLRTKDVGGLRVIPAVTPGIGLTTASSNFRLEITASIPGSSQTVKLTAIVKRSVGTKGPEMKTIYWKEGIESSRT; this is encoded by the coding sequence GTGAAGTCAGAGAAAGGCATTGCCCTCCTTATGACCCTATGGGTTTTAGTGCTTCTTCTGGTGATTGGCTTGAATCTTTTACTTTCAACAAGACACGGAAGTAAAAGCACAAGAAACTTCAAGGAGGAGACACTGTCGTATTACTCTGCGATATCTGCCTATGAAGAGGCTCTCGGCAGTTTGCTCTTGGACAAAGACCCTGCAGTTGACTTCATCGATGAAAACGGCACATTCTGGACAGACAAGGAAAGAGCTATATCAGGCAAAAAAACCTATGGCAATGTCCTCGTAGAGATAAAGGTCTCGGATGAGGAGGCAAGATTTAACATAAACACCATGAATGAAGACATGCTAAGAAAACTCTTTGCATATTCCCGCATTCCGGAGGAGGAGATTCAGGGGCTCATAGACTCCCTGTCTGATTGGAAAGACCCTGATGACCTGCACCATCTTTCAGGTGCTGAAGGAGATTACTACAAGACCCTGAAGACGCCATATGTGGCAAAAAACAGCTTCCTTGACACTCCTGATGAGATTCTGCTTATAAAAGGCTTTAAGCCCGAATATCTTTACGGCTCTGAAGAGACATCTGCCCTTTATCCCCTGATTACGACCCATAGCATGGCAGTCAATATAAACACTGCATCCAAAGAGACTCTCGGACTGACAGGGCTGAGCGATACGGATATCGAAAATATAATGAAGTTAAGAACAAAAGATGTAGGAGGTCTTAGAGTCATACCGGCAGTAACCCCAGGCATTGGACTTACAACTGCATCTTCGAACTTCAGGCTCGAAATAACTGCATCTATACCAGGCAGTAGTCAAACCGTAAAACTAACTGCAATAGTAAAAAGGTCTGTGGGCACCAAAGGTCCTGAGATGAAAACCATTTACTGGAAGGAAGGCATTGAAAGCAGTCGGACTTGA
- the tadA gene encoding Flp pilus assembly complex ATPase component TadA, with the protein MKKIGQILLEHGYVKEVDIEKAIEIQKAEGGKRRLGEILVGFSLNEENLLEALSEQYGIAIVSEGEFPKAMPIEKLSFSFLRENLIFPLRISDNTLHIAISDPTKTDVIDSLRASFDYKIKLYLATPASISNHIETLLVSRDAVMQSAIEGVEGMSEEAVEEVSHLKDLAQEKGIIQLVNLLIDNAVKDKASDIHVEPEETAVRIRYRVDGILYDKEMLPVKVQSALSSRIKLLSQMNIAERRLPQDGRIRGRFGVKDIDIRVSTIPTIYGESIVMRLLDREASFIGLEELGFDSILFEKYDGLIKKPYGMILITGPTGSGKTTTLYASLDKINSPEKKIITIEEPVEYLLRGINQIQVRPKIGFTFANGLRHIVRQDPDVIMVGEIRDTETANIAIHSALTGHLLFSTLHTNDASSAITRLVDMGVENYLVSSTLIGVMAQRLVRRICRHCKEAYTPSEDLKTELAVDMSTAWRGRGCEMCLGTGYRGRIAIFEILLIDDDISGLITSKATSREIKEKAVLKGMRTLREDGIEKVKRGITSVDEVLRVTQVEL; encoded by the coding sequence ATGAAAAAGATAGGTCAGATTTTATTAGAGCATGGATATGTTAAAGAGGTCGATATTGAAAAAGCCATTGAGATACAGAAAGCCGAAGGAGGCAAAAGAAGACTCGGAGAGATATTAGTGGGGTTTTCCCTTAATGAGGAAAATCTCCTCGAGGCATTATCAGAGCAGTATGGTATTGCCATAGTGTCAGAAGGGGAATTCCCAAAGGCAATGCCAATCGAAAAGCTCTCTTTTAGTTTTCTCAGGGAAAATCTTATTTTCCCCTTGAGAATCTCGGATAACACCCTCCATATAGCCATAAGCGACCCGACAAAGACAGATGTAATTGACAGCCTCAGGGCGTCATTTGACTATAAGATAAAACTTTATCTTGCAACTCCTGCCTCTATCTCGAATCACATAGAGACACTTTTAGTATCCAGAGACGCAGTAATGCAGAGTGCCATCGAAGGCGTAGAGGGCATGTCCGAGGAGGCAGTGGAGGAGGTAAGCCACCTAAAAGACCTTGCTCAGGAAAAGGGCATAATACAGCTTGTCAACCTCCTTATAGACAACGCAGTAAAGGACAAGGCAAGCGATATTCATGTGGAGCCTGAAGAGACCGCAGTGAGAATCAGATATAGGGTTGACGGCATTCTGTATGATAAGGAGATGTTGCCTGTAAAGGTGCAGTCCGCACTTTCATCGAGGATAAAACTCTTGAGCCAGATGAACATTGCAGAGCGAAGACTGCCACAGGATGGAAGAATCAGAGGAAGATTCGGAGTCAAAGACATTGACATAAGGGTCTCTACCATACCAACCATATACGGCGAAAGCATAGTAATGAGGCTTCTTGACCGTGAGGCATCCTTCATAGGGCTTGAAGAATTGGGCTTTGACTCGATACTTTTTGAAAAATACGATGGGCTTATCAAAAAACCATATGGCATGATACTGATTACAGGTCCAACAGGCTCTGGAAAGACCACTACCCTTTACGCCTCGCTCGATAAAATAAACTCTCCGGAAAAAAAGATAATCACAATAGAAGAGCCTGTGGAATATCTCTTAAGGGGAATCAACCAGATTCAGGTAAGACCAAAGATAGGCTTTACATTCGCAAACGGATTGAGACACATAGTAAGGCAGGACCCGGATGTTATAATGGTTGGCGAGATAAGGGACACCGAGACTGCAAACATAGCGATTCATTCGGCACTTACAGGGCATCTTCTTTTCAGCACCCTTCATACAAACGATGCATCCTCTGCCATCACAAGGCTTGTGGATATGGGAGTAGAAAACTACCTTGTCTCGTCAACCCTCATTGGTGTTATGGCACAGAGGCTCGTAAGAAGAATATGCAGACACTGTAAAGAGGCTTATACGCCTTCGGAGGACTTAAAGACAGAGCTTGCAGTTGATATGAGCACTGCATGGAGAGGCAGGGGCTGTGAGATGTGTCTTGGCACAGGCTATAGGGGTAGAATTGCCATATTCGAAATCCTCCTTATAGATGACGATATAAGTGGGCTTATCACAAGCAAGGCAACATCCAGAGAGATAAAAGAAAAGGCAGTACTAAAGGGAATGAGAACCCTCAGAGAAGACGGCATCGAGAAGGTCAAAAGAGGCATTACCTCGGTGGATGAGGTCCTGAGGGTAACGCAGGTTGAGCTGTGA
- a CDS encoding metal-dependent hydrolase — MENVNLLSTMDPITHALTGITIKNLGFKKKSAFGVLLFTSIAPDLDYISRLWGTDIFLRYHRGITHGIPAMIAVSILIALIFGLRKGFFYYFFLSLLGYGTHIFLDLTNQYGTRILMPFDDMQYSFDLTFIIDPYISIGLLITTIACRINKKRAQAVAGIAILLIGVYIFGRYYLHEKTEDFLRTRLSDSVCKLCPLPNDFLRWWFVAKSNDGIQVGFADLFTKRICIQETYPSQADEPAIERSKDDKVVRSFLYFAKYPYAEVKKQNGKTVVTWKELSFSFIYGEHFVAKVFMDENGKVLSSYFKF, encoded by the coding sequence ATGGAAAATGTTAATCTTTTAAGCACTATGGACCCCATTACACACGCCCTTACAGGAATAACAATTAAAAACTTAGGGTTTAAGAAAAAGTCCGCATTCGGTGTTTTGCTTTTTACCTCCATAGCACCTGACCTTGACTACATAAGCAGGCTCTGGGGAACGGACATATTTCTCAGATACCACAGGGGCATAACACATGGAATCCCTGCTATGATTGCCGTATCCATTCTGATTGCCCTAATCTTTGGGCTGAGGAAGGGATTCTTCTATTACTTTTTCCTTTCCCTTTTAGGGTATGGCACTCACATATTTCTTGACCTCACAAACCAGTATGGAACAAGGATTCTGATGCCTTTTGACGATATGCAATACTCATTTGACCTTACATTTATAATAGACCCATATATCTCAATCGGACTTCTCATAACTACGATTGCTTGCCGCATCAATAAGAAAAGGGCTCAGGCAGTTGCAGGCATAGCAATACTCCTCATCGGAGTCTACATCTTCGGAAGATATTATCTTCATGAAAAGACAGAGGATTTCCTTAGGACAAGGCTAAGTGACTCGGTGTGCAAGCTCTGTCCACTTCCAAATGATTTCCTGAGATGGTGGTTTGTGGCAAAGTCAAACGACGGGATTCAGGTAGGCTTTGCAGACCTGTTTACAAAAAGGATATGCATACAGGAGACATACCCATCTCAGGCAGATGAGCCTGCAATCGAGAGGTCTAAGGACGACAAGGTTGTAAGGAGCTTCCTTTATTTTGCAAAGTATCCTTATGCAGAGGTGAAAAAACAAAATGGTAAGACAGTAGTCACATGGAAGGAGCTTTCGTTTTCATTTATATATGGCGAGCACTTTGTGGCAAAGGTATTCATGGATGAGAATGGAAAGGTCTTAAGCTCATACTTTAAGTTTTAG
- a CDS encoding cytochrome c3 family protein translates to MKISRLLLVVLIVVGLSSTASFAAQYAGSDACFTCHPDKYNDWKTSGHPYKLRTASNARYAPLPLPKGYTWDDISYVIGGHRWKARYMDKQGYIITGDKEGKAMPTQWNIKTGKWVDYNPGKKTPYKCGPCHMTAYSPEGHQDGLEGIVGTWTAPGIHCEECHGTGSEHIAGGDKTKIKVDKSSSACGKCHIRGEKEKIPAKAGFIEHHEQYNEYIASPHKDKVECVICHDPHKPARFGIRKACVECHSKQEAEFKDSTMQKAGIRCIDCHMPKVGKSAEAKSKLQADVRTHNWKISLDPKAMMFTEDGKSATGILTLDFVCLNCHGSKDMKWAGKKAKKAHTIGK, encoded by the coding sequence ATGAAGATATCGAGGCTTTTGTTAGTAGTCTTGATTGTAGTAGGGCTTTCTTCTACAGCATCTTTTGCCGCCCAATATGCTGGCTCTGATGCTTGTTTCACCTGTCATCCAGACAAATACAATGACTGGAAGACATCGGGACATCCATATAAGCTAAGGACTGCCTCTAATGCAAGGTATGCGCCCCTACCCTTGCCAAAAGGCTACACATGGGATGATATAAGTTATGTAATCGGCGGACACAGGTGGAAGGCAAGGTATATGGACAAGCAGGGCTATATCATCACAGGTGACAAAGAAGGTAAGGCGATGCCAACCCAGTGGAACATCAAGACAGGCAAATGGGTTGATTATAACCCCGGAAAGAAGACGCCTTATAAGTGCGGGCCCTGTCATATGACTGCTTACTCTCCTGAGGGACATCAGGATGGTCTTGAAGGCATTGTTGGCACATGGACAGCACCTGGGATTCACTGTGAGGAATGCCACGGGACTGGTAGCGAGCATATAGCAGGTGGAGACAAGACAAAGATAAAGGTTGACAAATCATCCTCTGCTTGCGGAAAGTGTCACATAAGAGGAGAGAAGGAAAAAATCCCTGCAAAGGCAGGCTTCATCGAGCATCATGAGCAGTATAACGAATACATTGCAAGCCCCCATAAAGACAAGGTTGAATGCGTTATATGCCATGACCCTCATAAGCCAGCAAGATTTGGAATAAGAAAGGCATGTGTAGAATGCCATAGCAAACAGGAGGCTGAATTCAAAGACAGCACAATGCAGAAGGCAGGCATAAGGTGCATAGACTGTCATATGCCAAAGGTAGGAAAATCAGCAGAGGCAAAGTCGAAGCTTCAGGCAGATGTCAGAACGCATAACTGGAAAATCAGTCTTGACCCAAAGGCAATGATGTTTACCGAAGATGGAAAATCCGCAACAGGAATCCTCACACTGGATTTCGTCTGTCTTAACTGTCATGGCTCTAAGGACATGAAGTGGGCAGGGAAAAAGGCAAAGAAGGCTCATACCATCGGTAAATAG
- a CDS encoding ferritin family protein — protein MTNAIEIAKKMEKDAIAFYKESAKKTSHPVGKKMFLSIMVDEKRHLRMLGSIFKEVKIKAKEVSPMKNIKSIFEEMKHELIERVEATTDEMNALKIAMGMEKNGVEFYKKSLKEAKTKKERALFERLIKEEEQHYAVFANTYFFMSDTGNWFMWEEHSIVDGGTPWA, from the coding sequence ATGACTAATGCAATAGAGATAGCAAAAAAAATGGAAAAAGATGCGATAGCCTTCTATAAAGAATCAGCTAAAAAGACATCTCATCCTGTTGGAAAAAAGATGTTCCTATCCATAATGGTGGATGAGAAAAGGCATCTAAGGATGCTCGGCAGTATTTTCAAGGAAGTTAAAATCAAGGCAAAAGAAGTGAGTCCCATGAAAAACATAAAGAGTATATTCGAGGAGATGAAGCATGAGCTTATAGAAAGGGTTGAGGCAACTACCGATGAGATGAATGCCCTTAAGATTGCCATGGGCATGGAGAAAAATGGAGTTGAGTTTTATAAAAAATCCCTAAAAGAGGCAAAGACCAAAAAGGAAAGGGCACTCTTTGAAAGACTCATAAAGGAAGAGGAACAGCATTACGCAGTGTTTGCAAATACATATTTCTTCATGTCTGACACAGGAAACTGGTTCATGTGGGAAGAACATAGCATTGTAGATGGCGGAACACCATGGGCGTAA
- a CDS encoding rubredoxin, translated as MDKWKCTVCGYVYDPEAGDPDGGIPPNTPFEELPSDWTCPVCGAPKEQFEKEVI; from the coding sequence ATGGATAAGTGGAAGTGCACTGTGTGCGGGTATGTATATGACCCTGAGGCAGGAGACCCTGATGGAGGAATCCCTCCAAACACCCCTTTCGAAGAACTGCCTTCTGACTGGACATGCCCTGTGTGCGGAGCACCTAAAGAGCAGTTTGAAAAGGAGGTTATATGA